A single window of Streptomyces aquilus DNA harbors:
- a CDS encoding LPXTG cell wall anchor domain-containing protein, translating to MRTLIRAGALSAVTAAALFAAPNAYATAPGDNGTVKIHDASTGEELRRNEPHVCTFYLDAFGFDGVQEVDWHIEAWAPTADVKGETVKSGEITLDAEGHGRTQDLSLPDGHYKLFWNFEGEKGAAKHKVFWTDCEGSDDGKPSETPSSSASPSASSSASSSPSASPSESAPAGGSSSEPSASSSPSAQGGGSGDGDGGDLAETGNGAPVGLLGGAAAALVAAGGYLVFRRRKA from the coding sequence ATGCGTACCCTCATCCGTGCCGGCGCCCTGTCCGCCGTCACCGCCGCCGCCCTGTTCGCGGCCCCGAACGCCTACGCCACCGCTCCCGGTGACAACGGCACTGTGAAGATCCACGACGCCTCCACCGGCGAGGAGTTGCGGCGCAACGAGCCGCACGTCTGCACGTTCTATCTGGACGCGTTCGGTTTCGACGGCGTCCAGGAGGTGGACTGGCACATCGAGGCCTGGGCGCCGACGGCCGACGTCAAGGGCGAGACGGTGAAGTCCGGCGAGATCACCCTTGACGCCGAGGGTCACGGCCGGACCCAGGACCTGTCGCTGCCCGACGGTCACTACAAGCTGTTCTGGAACTTCGAGGGCGAGAAGGGCGCGGCCAAGCACAAGGTCTTCTGGACCGACTGCGAGGGCTCGGACGACGGCAAGCCGAGTGAGACGCCGTCCTCGTCGGCTTCCCCGTCGGCTTCCTCGTCCGCTTCTTCCTCGCCCTCCGCCTCGCCGTCCGAGTCGGCGCCCGCCGGCGGGTCGTCCTCGGAGCCTTCGGCGTCCTCGTCGCCGTCCGCCCAGGGTGGCGGCAGCGGCGACGGCGACGGCGGTGACCTCGCGGAGACCGGCAACGGCGCCCCGGTGGGCCTGCTGGGCGGTGCCGCGGCCGCGCTGGTGGCCGCGGGCGGCTACCTGGTGTTCCGCCGCCGTAAGGCATGA